In a single window of the Mesorhizobium shangrilense genome:
- a CDS encoding DUF445 domain-containing protein, producing MNLPPQTQPAILADPDAEKLAALRRTKFLATAALVACLFVFLVAKSLESRWPLLGFVAAFAEAATIGGLADWYAVVALFKRPLGLPIPHTAIIPENRGRIADNLGRFIEVSFLAPEPVRAKLAEVDFAALVAEWLSDPERAKGLSHFIARLVPRMMTAIEGSGLRDFVSKRLIDQIDKVEIAPLAADLVSAFTADRRHQKLFDQITIVIGNFLNDQDALDAMRDKIRQELPTLFNLFRADAFLLKKIVASAGAMLEEVRADPDHPMRHEFDRFVEGFVERLRTSKDYARRVERMKRDFLKRPEVKDLAGDMWQGFRTFIEQDASARKSVVRSHLTGILVDVGKQLASEPQIRADMNQGFVVALASFVESQKSGVSAFIADQMKSWDLAQLVRVIETNVGRDLQYIRFNGMIIGGLAGLALYSMELILLAN from the coding sequence ATGAACCTGCCGCCCCAAACACAGCCAGCCATCCTCGCCGACCCTGACGCCGAGAAGCTCGCAGCGCTCAGGCGAACGAAGTTCCTCGCCACCGCCGCCCTAGTGGCCTGTCTGTTCGTCTTCCTTGTCGCGAAGTCGCTCGAAAGCCGCTGGCCGCTGCTCGGCTTTGTCGCGGCTTTCGCGGAAGCGGCAACGATCGGCGGGCTGGCCGACTGGTATGCCGTCGTTGCTCTGTTCAAGCGGCCGCTTGGCTTGCCAATTCCTCACACCGCAATCATCCCGGAGAACCGGGGGCGAATCGCCGACAATCTCGGCCGCTTCATCGAGGTCAGCTTCCTCGCGCCGGAGCCCGTCAGGGCCAAGTTGGCAGAAGTCGACTTTGCCGCTCTTGTCGCCGAATGGCTGTCCGATCCCGAACGGGCGAAGGGTCTCTCCCATTTCATCGCGCGGCTGGTGCCGCGCATGATGACCGCGATTGAGGGCTCGGGCCTGCGTGACTTCGTCAGCAAGCGGCTGATCGACCAGATCGACAAGGTCGAGATCGCACCGCTGGCCGCGGATCTCGTCTCGGCCTTCACCGCCGACCGTCGCCACCAGAAGCTGTTCGACCAGATCACCATCGTCATCGGCAACTTCCTGAACGACCAGGATGCACTCGATGCGATGCGCGACAAGATCCGGCAGGAGCTGCCGACACTCTTCAACCTGTTCCGCGCCGACGCTTTCCTGCTGAAGAAGATCGTCGCCTCGGCCGGCGCGATGCTGGAGGAAGTGCGCGCCGACCCTGACCATCCGATGCGGCACGAATTCGACCGTTTCGTCGAAGGGTTCGTCGAGCGGCTGCGCACGTCCAAGGACTATGCGCGACGCGTCGAGCGGATGAAGCGGGACTTTCTCAAGCGCCCGGAGGTGAAGGATCTCGCCGGCGATATGTGGCAGGGTTTCAGGACCTTCATCGAGCAGGATGCGAGCGCGAGAAAGTCGGTCGTGCGCAGTCATCTCACCGGCATCCTGGTGGACGTCGGCAAGCAGCTGGCGAGCGAACCACAGATCCGCGCGGATATGAACCAAGGGTTCGTTGTGGCGCTGGCCTCCTTCGTGGAGAGCCAGAAGAGCGGCGTTTCGGCATTCATCGCCGATCAGATGAAGAGCTGGGACTTGGCGCAACTGGTCCGGGTGATCGAGACGAATGTCGGGCGTGACCTGCAATACATCCGCTTCAACGGCATGATCATCGGCGGCCTTGCGGGCCTGGCGCTCTACTCGATGGAGCTGATCCTTCTCGCGAATTGA
- a CDS encoding TetR/AcrR family transcriptional regulator — translation MDVSRQETRGPKARTRRLMLATATRLMQAGAVPSVTEVAEAADVSRATAYRYFPSQAALVHAVVDEALGPILDWQSDSDDARIRTRSLLESSIPRIEAFEATFRAALKHALDQWAVSNAGGELQEPAFTRGHRIDLLRAAIAPLADRLPPVEADRLAKALSLLFGIEALVILKDIWGVDGKEAREVVVWAADILVSNVARTGMGGTDG, via the coding sequence ATGGATGTCTCACGTCAAGAAACGCGCGGACCCAAGGCCCGCACACGCCGGCTGATGCTGGCGACGGCCACGCGCCTCATGCAGGCCGGCGCCGTGCCGTCGGTGACGGAAGTGGCGGAGGCGGCGGACGTATCGCGGGCAACCGCCTACAGATATTTTCCGAGCCAGGCGGCGCTCGTGCATGCGGTGGTGGACGAGGCGCTGGGCCCAATCCTCGACTGGCAATCGGACTCCGACGACGCGCGGATAAGGACCCGGTCGCTGCTGGAAAGCTCGATCCCGCGCATCGAGGCGTTCGAAGCGACGTTCCGCGCGGCGCTGAAGCATGCGCTCGACCAGTGGGCAGTCAGCAATGCGGGGGGCGAGCTCCAGGAGCCGGCCTTCACGCGCGGGCATCGCATCGACTTGCTGCGCGCTGCCATCGCCCCGCTCGCCGACAGGCTGCCACCGGTGGAGGCCGACAGGCTGGCGAAGGCGCTGTCGCTCTTGTTCGGGATCGAGGCGCTGGTGATCCTGAAGGACATTTGGGGCGTAGACGGCAAGGAGGCGCGGGAGGTCGTCGTGTGGGCAGCCGACATCCTCGTTTCGAACGTGGCTCGCACCGGTATGGGAGGAACGGATGGTTGA
- a CDS encoding phosphoenolpyruvate hydrolase family protein, with protein MPSIPRKDILAKFRKMIEDGRPIVGGGAGTGISAKAEEAGGIDLIIIYNSGRYRMAGRGSAAGLLAYGNANEIVKEMAVEVLPVVKKTPVLAGVNGTDPFILMPRFLAELKDMGFSGVQNFPTIGLFDGGMRVSFEETGMGFGLEVDMIAEAHRQDLLTTPYVFNPDEAKAMTRAGADIVVAHMGVTTGGSIGASSSKSLDDCVKEIDAIAAAARSVRKDIILLCHGGPISMPDDAAYTLKHCNIHGFYGASSMERLPAETAIRDQTASFKGLSLR; from the coding sequence ATGCCCTCCATCCCCCGCAAAGACATCCTCGCAAAGTTCCGCAAGATGATTGAAGATGGTCGCCCGATCGTCGGCGGCGGCGCCGGCACCGGCATTTCCGCGAAGGCCGAGGAGGCCGGCGGCATCGACCTCATTATCATCTACAATTCCGGCCGCTACCGGATGGCCGGGCGCGGTTCGGCGGCCGGGCTCCTCGCCTACGGCAACGCCAACGAGATCGTGAAGGAAATGGCGGTCGAGGTGCTGCCGGTGGTGAAGAAGACGCCCGTGCTTGCCGGAGTGAACGGTACCGACCCCTTCATCCTCATGCCTCGCTTTCTCGCCGAACTAAAGGACATGGGTTTTTCCGGCGTCCAAAACTTCCCCACCATCGGTCTCTTCGACGGCGGCATGCGGGTCAGCTTCGAGGAAACCGGCATGGGCTTCGGGCTCGAAGTGGACATGATCGCCGAGGCGCACCGCCAGGACCTGCTGACCACCCCCTATGTCTTCAATCCGGACGAGGCGAAGGCCATGACGCGGGCCGGCGCCGACATTGTCGTCGCGCATATGGGCGTGACGACGGGCGGCAGCATCGGCGCGAGCAGCTCAAAGTCGCTCGATGATTGCGTGAAGGAGATCGACGCGATCGCGGCCGCGGCGCGCTCCGTGCGCAAGGACATCATCCTTCTCTGCCATGGCGGTCCGATCTCCATGCCGGACGATGCGGCCTACACCTTGAAGCACTGCAACATCCACGGATTCTACGGCGCCTCCAGCATGGAGCGGCTGCCCGCGGAAACCGCCATCCGCGACCAGACCGCCAGCTTCAAGGGGCTGTCTTTGCGCTGA
- a CDS encoding ABC transporter substrate-binding protein, with translation MRRTITGLLAGISMLAYGTAANAQELTIFWAEWDPANYLQELANIYESETGVKVTVETTPWSDFQTKAFTEFNAKGSAYDMVVGDSQWIGAASEAGHYVDLTDFFNKHNLKEVMAPATVKYYAEYPSNSGKYWSIPAEGDAVGWSYRKDWFEDPKEMEAFKAKYGYDLAPPKDWKQLRDIAEFFHRPDEKRYGIAIYTDNSYDALVMGVENAIFSFGGELGDYATYKVDGIINSDQNVKALEAYKELYKFTPPGWAKSFFIEDNQAITENLAAMSMNYFAFFPALVNEASNPNAKGTGFFANPAGPNGDQFAALGGQGISIVSYSQNQEEAFKFLEWFVKDETQKKWAELGGYTASAKVLESEEFQTATPYNKAFYETMFKVKDFWATPEYAELLIQMNQRLYPYITGDQGTAKEALDALAGDWNATFKKYNRPQN, from the coding sequence ATGCGCAGAACCATCACCGGCTTGCTTGCCGGTATATCCATGCTTGCATACGGAACGGCCGCCAACGCCCAGGAACTCACCATATTCTGGGCGGAGTGGGACCCTGCGAACTACCTGCAGGAACTGGCCAACATCTACGAATCCGAGACGGGGGTCAAAGTCACGGTCGAGACGACGCCCTGGTCGGACTTCCAGACCAAGGCCTTCACCGAATTCAACGCCAAGGGCAGCGCCTACGACATGGTGGTCGGCGATTCCCAGTGGATCGGCGCCGCATCGGAAGCCGGCCATTACGTCGACCTGACCGACTTCTTCAACAAGCACAATCTGAAGGAGGTCATGGCGCCGGCGACGGTCAAGTACTATGCCGAGTATCCCTCCAATTCCGGAAAATACTGGTCGATCCCGGCCGAGGGCGACGCCGTGGGCTGGTCCTATCGGAAGGACTGGTTCGAGGACCCCAAGGAGATGGAGGCGTTCAAGGCCAAGTACGGCTACGACCTCGCACCGCCGAAGGACTGGAAGCAGCTGCGCGACATCGCGGAGTTCTTCCACCGCCCGGATGAGAAGCGCTACGGCATCGCCATCTACACCGACAACTCGTACGACGCGCTGGTGATGGGCGTCGAGAACGCGATCTTCTCGTTCGGCGGCGAGCTCGGCGACTATGCGACCTACAAGGTCGACGGCATCATCAACTCCGACCAGAACGTAAAGGCGCTCGAAGCGTACAAGGAGCTCTACAAGTTCACGCCTCCGGGCTGGGCCAAGAGCTTCTTCATCGAGGACAACCAGGCGATCACCGAGAACCTGGCCGCGATGAGCATGAACTACTTCGCCTTCTTCCCGGCGCTGGTGAACGAGGCCTCGAACCCGAACGCGAAGGGCACTGGCTTCTTCGCCAACCCCGCGGGGCCGAACGGCGACCAGTTCGCGGCGCTCGGCGGGCAGGGCATCTCGATCGTGTCCTATTCGCAGAACCAGGAGGAAGCCTTCAAGTTCCTGGAGTGGTTCGTGAAGGACGAAACCCAGAAGAAGTGGGCTGAACTCGGTGGCTACACCGCCAGCGCCAAGGTGCTGGAGTCGGAGGAGTTCCAGACCGCAACGCCCTACAACAAGGCCTTCTACGAGACGATGTTCAAGGTGAAGGATTTTTGGGCGACGCCTGAATATGCGGAATTGCTGATCCAGATGAACCAGCGTCTCTATCCGTACATCACGGGCGACCAGGGCACGGCCAAGGAAGCGCTCGACGCGCTCGCCGGCGACTGGAACGCGACCTTCAAGAAGTACAACCGTCCGCAGAACTGA
- the rirA gene encoding iron-responsive transcriptional regulator RirA translates to MRLTRQTNYAIRILMYCAANDGRLSRIPEIAAAYSVSELFLFKILQPLVEHKLVTTVRGRNGGVKLGRPAGEISLFDVVRVTEENFAMAECFENEATECPLIDSCGLNSALREALNAFFEVLMRHSIADLVKSRPISSLLGIENMQPALTN, encoded by the coding sequence ATGCGCCTCACGCGCCAAACCAATTATGCCATCCGCATCCTGATGTACTGCGCCGCCAACGACGGGCGGCTTTCGCGCATTCCGGAGATCGCGGCGGCTTATTCGGTGTCCGAGCTGTTCCTGTTCAAGATCCTGCAGCCGCTGGTCGAGCACAAACTTGTCACCACGGTGCGCGGCCGCAACGGCGGCGTGAAGCTCGGGCGTCCGGCCGGCGAGATATCGCTCTTCGATGTCGTGCGCGTCACCGAGGAGAATTTCGCCATGGCGGAGTGCTTCGAGAACGAAGCGACCGAATGCCCGCTGATCGACAGCTGCGGCCTGAACTCGGCCCTGCGCGAGGCGCTGAACGCCTTCTTCGAGGTCCTCATGCGCCACTCGATCGCCGACCTGGTGAAGTCGCGGCCGATCAGCAGCCTGCTGGGCATCGAGAACATGCAGCCGGCGCTCACGAACTGA
- a CDS encoding DUF1772 domain-containing protein, with protein sequence MFQILQVITLSLVTLAMVTAVAHALELPGKLRLPRETYLQVQPIYYPGFTVVGGAGEVLGILATLTLAGMSYGMPQFPLVAGAFLCMLAMHAVYWVFTHPVNDFWLRQTSVGRTGGSFFAFGAGRDGEGDWTVMRDRWEYSHVGRGVLSAAAFLMLAISLVMS encoded by the coding sequence ATGTTCCAGATCCTGCAGGTCATCACCCTCTCGCTCGTTACCCTCGCCATGGTCACTGCCGTGGCGCACGCCCTCGAGCTGCCGGGAAAGCTGCGGCTGCCGAGGGAAACCTATCTTCAGGTCCAGCCTATCTACTATCCGGGCTTCACAGTCGTAGGCGGCGCGGGCGAAGTTCTGGGCATCCTCGCCACGCTGACGCTCGCGGGCATGTCCTACGGGATGCCACAGTTTCCGCTCGTCGCCGGCGCCTTTCTCTGCATGCTGGCGATGCACGCCGTCTACTGGGTATTCACGCATCCAGTGAACGACTTCTGGCTGCGCCAAACCAGCGTCGGGCGCACGGGCGGCAGCTTTTTCGCTTTCGGCGCCGGAAGGGACGGCGAGGGCGACTGGACCGTGATGCGCGACCGATGGGAGTACTCGCACGTCGGGCGCGGCGTGCTGTCCGCGGCGGCGTTCCTGATGCTCGCGATCTCGCTTGTCATGTCTTGA
- a CDS encoding zinc-dependent alcohol dehydrogenase family protein, with protein sequence MKAVLFEAFGQEPTIATVPDPKPAHDGVVIKVEATGLCRSDWHGWMGHDPDIRLPHVPGHELAGTVAAVGKSVTRWRAGDRVTVPFVAACGRCFECASGNHQVCEHQFQPGFTAWGSFAEYVAIDHADTNLVALPEDMDVATAASLGCRFVTSFRAIVDQGRVQPGEWVAVHGCGGVGLSAIMIANAMGANVVAIDLSDEKLDFARKMGAAATINAKDTPNVVKAVKQITNGGAHMSMDALGHPTTCYNSVSNLRRRGRHVQVGLMLGDHARAAIPMSKVIAFELEIRGSHGMQAFRYAPMLDMITSGKLSPQMLVGKRIRLDEAPAALMAMDRFEGLGISVVTEF encoded by the coding sequence ATGAAGGCTGTGCTGTTCGAGGCATTTGGTCAGGAACCCACCATTGCAACGGTGCCCGACCCAAAACCTGCGCATGACGGCGTCGTCATCAAGGTCGAGGCGACCGGCCTCTGCCGCAGCGACTGGCACGGCTGGATGGGCCACGATCCCGACATCCGCCTCCCCCACGTGCCCGGGCATGAGCTTGCCGGCACGGTCGCGGCCGTCGGCAAGTCCGTAACCCGCTGGAGGGCCGGTGATCGCGTCACCGTGCCGTTCGTGGCCGCTTGCGGCCGCTGCTTCGAATGTGCCTCCGGCAACCACCAGGTCTGCGAGCACCAGTTCCAGCCCGGTTTTACAGCATGGGGCTCGTTCGCCGAGTACGTAGCGATCGATCATGCCGACACCAACCTCGTCGCCCTCCCCGAGGACATGGACGTTGCCACCGCCGCCAGCCTCGGCTGCCGGTTCGTCACCTCGTTCCGAGCCATCGTCGATCAGGGCCGCGTGCAGCCCGGCGAATGGGTTGCCGTCCACGGCTGCGGCGGCGTCGGTCTGTCGGCGATCATGATCGCCAATGCGATGGGCGCCAATGTCGTCGCCATCGACCTCAGCGACGAGAAGCTGGATTTCGCGCGCAAGATGGGCGCAGCCGCCACAATCAATGCCAAGGACACGCCGAACGTGGTCAAGGCGGTCAAGCAGATAACCAACGGCGGCGCGCACATGTCGATGGATGCGCTCGGCCATCCGACGACCTGCTACAACTCCGTGTCGAACCTGCGCCGCCGCGGCCGCCACGTCCAGGTCGGCCTGATGCTGGGAGATCACGCCAGGGCGGCGATCCCGATGAGCAAGGTCATCGCCTTCGAGCTCGAGATTCGAGGTAGCCACGGCATGCAGGCGTTCCGCTATGCGCCCATGCTGGACATGATCACGTCCGGAAAATTGTCGCCCCAGATGCTGGTCGGCAAGCGCATCCGCCTCGACGAGGCACCCGCCGCCCTTATGGCGATGGACCGCTTCGAGGGCCTCGGCATCAGCGTCGTGACGGAGTTCTGA
- a CDS encoding phasin family protein, whose protein sequence is MAKKPQPESTEKPQPDSFVDMFARLGQDLKMPKMDVDDFLAHHRKNLEALEKSAKATAAGASAAMHKQREALQETLREVTEMAHNVRASGSAQEAVSKQVEFARRSFEVAVKNASDIGEILRKSGSETVDILRQRIKDAMEEIRGGADKK, encoded by the coding sequence ATGGCGAAGAAACCGCAGCCCGAATCCACCGAGAAGCCTCAGCCTGATTCCTTCGTGGACATGTTCGCGAGGCTTGGGCAGGACCTGAAAATGCCCAAGATGGATGTGGACGACTTCCTCGCCCATCATCGCAAGAACCTCGAGGCGCTCGAGAAATCCGCGAAGGCGACCGCCGCAGGCGCATCCGCAGCCATGCACAAGCAGCGCGAAGCGCTGCAGGAGACGCTGCGCGAGGTGACCGAGATGGCGCACAATGTGAGGGCCAGCGGCAGCGCGCAGGAAGCCGTCTCGAAACAGGTCGAGTTCGCCCGTCGCTCTTTCGAGGTGGCGGTGAAGAACGCCAGCGACATCGGCGAGATCCTGCGTAAGTCCGGGTCGGAGACCGTCGACATCCTGCGCCAGCGCATCAAGGATGCGATGGAGGAGATCCGCGGCGGGGCCGACAAGAAGTAG
- a CDS encoding Tm-1-like ATP-binding domain-containing protein has translation MGRIYVVGTADTKGDELAYLAERIEWTGAAVVSVDVGTRPSAMRNDVDAREVAACHPEGRDAVLGPDDRGKAVAAMGVAFTAFIAARDDVAGIVGIGGGGGTSIITAGMRALPLGLPKIMVSTLASGNVAPFVDVSDIVMMPSVTDMAGLNRLSRVILHNAAQAIAGMARTPAPQAGGLPALGLTMFGVTTPAVTAMVEQLRGDYDCMVFHATGTGGRSMEKLADSGLLAGILDITTTEVCDLLFEGVLPATEDRFGAVARARIPYVGSVGALDMINFWARATVPAKYGERLLYQHNPNVTLMRTTAEECAAIGSWIAHRLNACDGPVRFLIPEKGVSALDIEGGAFWDPEADAALFDAIETTLQITPNRRLIRLPLHINDPEFARAAVAAYREIAT, from the coding sequence GTGGGCAGGATTTACGTCGTCGGCACCGCCGACACAAAGGGCGACGAACTCGCCTATCTGGCGGAGCGCATCGAATGGACCGGAGCCGCGGTCGTCAGCGTGGATGTCGGCACACGCCCCTCGGCGATGCGAAACGACGTCGATGCCCGTGAGGTCGCCGCCTGCCATCCGGAAGGCCGGGATGCCGTGCTTGGACCCGACGATCGCGGCAAGGCCGTCGCAGCGATGGGCGTCGCCTTCACCGCCTTCATTGCGGCCCGCGACGACGTTGCGGGCATCGTCGGGATCGGCGGCGGCGGCGGCACGTCGATCATCACTGCCGGCATGCGCGCGCTGCCGCTCGGCCTGCCCAAGATCATGGTCTCCACCCTCGCCTCAGGCAACGTTGCGCCCTTCGTCGACGTGTCCGATATCGTCATGATGCCGTCCGTCACCGACATGGCCGGCCTCAACCGGCTGAGCCGGGTGATCCTGCACAATGCAGCCCAGGCGATTGCCGGCATGGCGAGGACGCCTGCCCCCCAAGCCGGGGGCCTGCCAGCGCTCGGCCTCACCATGTTCGGAGTCACCACGCCCGCCGTCACCGCGATGGTCGAGCAGTTGCGTGGCGACTACGACTGCATGGTCTTCCATGCCACTGGAACCGGCGGTCGCTCGATGGAGAAGCTGGCCGACAGCGGGCTGCTCGCCGGCATTCTCGACATCACGACGACGGAAGTCTGCGACCTGCTCTTCGAAGGCGTCCTGCCCGCAACCGAAGACAGGTTCGGCGCCGTCGCACGCGCCCGCATTCCTTATGTGGGTTCGGTCGGCGCGCTCGACATGATCAATTTCTGGGCACGCGCCACGGTTCCTGCGAAATACGGCGAGCGCCTGCTCTACCAGCACAACCCGAACGTCACCCTGATGCGAACCACCGCCGAGGAGTGCGCCGCAATCGGCAGCTGGATCGCGCACCGGCTGAACGCCTGCGACGGGCCGGTGCGTTTCCTGATCCCCGAAAAGGGCGTCTCGGCCCTGGACATCGAAGGCGGGGCATTCTGGGATCCCGAGGCCGACGCAGCGTTGTTCGATGCCATCGAAACCACGCTTCAGATCACGCCGAACCGCCGACTGATCCGCCTGCCGCTGCACATCAACGACCCGGAATTCGCCCGGGCCGCCGTTGCCGCGTATCGCGAGATCGCGACGTGA
- the maiA gene encoding maleylacetoacetate isomerase, with translation MTRLALHNYYRSSTSYRVRIALAMKGLDYDYVAHHLRHGEHLEPPFRALNPQGLVPALVLEDGSVLTQSLAIIEYLDETHPEPPLLPRDARGRARVRMIAQMIACDIHPVNNLRVLTSLRTLYGAGDDDVAGWFRHWVGETFGPLEKILAESPHTGRFCHGDVPGLADICLVAQVANNQRFGVDMTPYPVIARINAACLDLPAFTKAAPQNQPDAE, from the coding sequence ATGACCCGACTCGCGCTGCACAACTACTACCGCTCGTCGACCTCCTACCGGGTGCGCATCGCGCTCGCGATGAAGGGGCTCGACTACGACTATGTCGCCCATCACCTCCGCCACGGCGAGCACCTCGAGCCGCCGTTCCGGGCGCTCAATCCGCAGGGCCTCGTGCCTGCGCTGGTGCTGGAGGACGGTTCGGTGCTCACGCAATCGCTCGCCATCATCGAATACCTGGACGAAACCCATCCCGAACCGCCGCTCCTTCCCAGGGACGCGCGCGGGCGCGCGCGTGTGCGCATGATCGCCCAGATGATCGCCTGCGACATCCACCCGGTGAACAATCTGCGGGTGCTCACCTCTCTCAGGACGCTCTATGGAGCAGGAGATGACGACGTCGCGGGCTGGTTCCGGCACTGGGTCGGCGAGACGTTCGGCCCGCTGGAGAAAATCCTGGCGGAGAGCCCCCACACCGGACGCTTCTGCCACGGCGACGTCCCTGGCCTCGCCGACATCTGCCTTGTGGCTCAGGTCGCCAACAACCAGCGCTTCGGCGTGGACATGACGCCCTATCCGGTGATCGCCCGCATAAATGCCGCATGTCTCGACCTCCCTGCCTTTACGAAGGCGGCTCCCCAAAACCAGCCCGATGCGGAATAG
- a CDS encoding GNAT family N-acetyltransferase, protein MSHRTPKKPAGRIRQLRPSDQPRFRDHLMRLDPESRWDRFNGVTNDTFITDYVDRSFHDGTTVIAYVEGDEVKGAAELHERPEFDIPTGEIAFSVERDRQGQGIGSKLFRRLLAHAHALGYERLLVTTHSDNRAMKALARKFDAQLTFHIGETEGVIDLSPERALPVWRQEILAATAAL, encoded by the coding sequence ATGTCGCACCGCACTCCGAAAAAGCCCGCTGGACGCATCCGCCAGCTGAGACCCTCGGACCAGCCGCGATTTCGTGACCATCTGATGCGGCTCGATCCGGAGAGCCGCTGGGACCGCTTCAACGGCGTCACCAACGACACTTTCATTACGGACTATGTCGACCGCTCGTTTCACGATGGCACCACCGTCATCGCCTATGTAGAGGGCGATGAGGTGAAGGGGGCAGCCGAACTGCACGAAAGGCCCGAGTTCGACATCCCCACCGGCGAGATCGCTTTCAGCGTCGAACGCGACCGTCAGGGACAGGGTATCGGGAGCAAGCTCTTCCGCCGGCTTCTCGCCCACGCCCATGCACTGGGCTACGAACGACTGCTGGTGACCACGCACTCGGACAATCGCGCAATGAAGGCGCTCGCCCGCAAGTTCGACGCCCAGCTGACGTTCCATATCGGCGAGACCGAGGGCGTCATCGATCTTTCGCCGGAACGGGCTCTCCCCGTCTGGAGGCAGGAGATACTGGCGGCCACGGCGGCCCTCTGA